The following are from one region of the Trichoplusia ni isolate ovarian cell line Hi5 chromosome 1, tn1, whole genome shotgun sequence genome:
- the LOC113496197 gene encoding uncharacterized protein LOC113496197 has translation MTTSVIKYVGRTTDFKGKTLWEIVGNLKNFGVGRIIVRSVFERYPEPSYMKIVKVETTPDEERRRVRIWVEKTFRGRKLPNLTEIYRTSYKPDYKLIPKNEEAKLLNAVGLHETQEILPNRIEMPALMKKFIIKDHENKGLEIVSDFTMPISYNHSPNRVKRIAKDNEKPTVQFTMGLGKPASPSLYEGVPLS, from the exons ATGACAACGAGTGTCATAAAATATGTGGGAAGAACAACAGATTTTAAAGGTAAAACCTTGTGGGAAATCGTAGGGAATCTTAAGAATTTTGGTGTTGGAAGAATCATCGTTCGATCAGTCTTCGAAAGATACCCGGAGCCTAGCTACATGAAAATAGTTAAAGTGGAAACTACTCCTGATGAG GAGCGGCGTAGAGTACGCATATGGGTGGAGAAAACATTTAGGGGCAGGAAACTGCCAAACCTCACAGAAATTTACCGTACATCTTATAAACCCGACTATAAATTAATACCTAAGAATGAAGAAGCCAAACTACTGAATGCAGTAGGTCTTCATGAAACACAAGAAATTCTCCCAAATAGAATAGAGATGCCAGCCTTGATGAAAAAGTTTATCATCAAAGATCATGAGAACAAGGGTCTAGAA ATAGTGTCAGACTTCACAATGCCCATCAGTTACAATCACAGTCCCAACAGGGTCAAGAGAATAGCCAAGGACAATGAGAAGCCAACAGTGCAGTTCACAATGGGCCTTGGAAAACCAGCTAGCCCCTCCCTTTATGAAGGAGTGCCATTGAGTTAG
- the LOC113496147 gene encoding 3-phosphoinositide-dependent protein kinase 1 isoform X1 codes for MIRSEISEEKDNVSDDKLGAGPPLTDASDVTDVNPLYQQSFAKETIMTNKPDLNISDLHLPALDIPKEVSVDQAGDVSNEITGEAEVAMSGLTINKHAHSIVDAVICVGKINGRASSEVRAPIAAAETIVETPIKMQAAPAPAPATPAPAAATQPAPASSPAASQAQKPTKRTAKDYIFGKLIGEGCYSTVFLAKDIHSGKEYAIKVCEKVHIIRKKKREYIKREKDALNMLFNVPHGFVKLYCTFQDEERLYFVLSFAKNGELLSYINQVGSFELNVAKFYAAELLMALEKMHAKGIIHRDLKPENILLDENMHLQIADFGTAKILEPEEIRATPNNTDNDTQNERSRKISFVGTPQYVSPELLHDCVDTRASDLWALGCIIYQMISGLPPFRAATEFLTFQKILKMDFEFPEGFPADAKDLVEKLLVLDHTKRLGANDKGEIYDSIRNHPFFAGIDWDNVWEQTPPTISPYLPGGSFEEEYNIPDHLEPGLGNKQLVRLWEFDLSTSKGILNISPEEKRRRLEVQARESKWHQFVNGELILKQGLVDKRKGLFPRRRMLLLTTGPRLFYVDPANMVLKGEIPWSPELRVEAKNFRIFLVHTPNRTYYLEDPDSYALEWASVIDEVRIGTYGRDTT; via the exons ATGATTCGGAGTGAGATTTCTGAGGAGAAGGATAATGTCTCTGACGACAAGCTTGGAGCAGGGCCACCCTTGACTGATGCCTCGGACGTAACGGATGTCAATCCTCTCTATCAACAAAGCTTCGCGAAAGAGACGATTATGACGAACAAACCCGACTTGAACATTTCTGACTTACATCTACCGGCTCTTGATATCCCTAAAGAAGTATCCGTCGACCAGGCGGGAGATGTATCTAACGAGATTACCGGAGAAGCAGAAGTTGCGATGTCGGGCTTGACGATAAACAAACATGCACATTCGATAGTGGATGCAGTTATCTGTGTCGGCAAG ATCAACGGTCGAGCGTCAAGTGAGGTACGGGCCCCAATTGCCGCGGCTGAAACCATAGTAGAAACGCCGATAAAGATGCAAGCTGCGCCTGCGCCCGCCCCGGCGACGCCTGCGCCTGCGGCTGCCACTCAACCCGCTCCAGCATCGTCGCCGGCTGCCAGCCAGGCACAGAAACCCACCAAGCGGACTGctaaagattatatttttggCAAATTGATCGGCGAGGGTTGTTACAGCACCGTGTTTCTTGCAAAGGATATACACAGCGGAAAGGAATATGCAA TTAAAGTGTGTGAGAAGGTTCACATCATTCGCAAAAAGAAGAGAGAGTACATTAAACGCGAGAAAGATGCCTTGAACATGTTGTTTAATGTGCCGCATGgttttgtaaaactttattgCACATTTCAAGATGAAGAAAGGCTTTATTTCGTTTTATCCTTTGCCAAGAATGGAGAACTATTATCTTACATAAATCAAGTAGGCTCCTTCGAGCTAAATGTAGCGAAATTTTATGCGGCAGAATTATTGATGGCTCTAGAAAAAATGCATGCCAAGGGGATAATTCACCGCGACTTGAaaccagaaaatattttattagatgaaAATATGCATTTACAAATTGCTGATTTTGGAACTGCTAAAATATTAGAACCTGAAGAAATTCGTGCGACACCAAATAATACTGATAATGATACACAGAATGAACGATCTAGAAAAATTAGTTTCGTTGGAACACCGCAGTATGTTAGTCCAGAATTATTACACGACTGCGTAGACACACGTGCCTCAGACCTGTGGGCGTTGGGATGCATAATATACCAAATGATTTCGGGTTTACCTCCGTTCCGCGCCGCCACGGAATTTCTCACGttccaaaaaatacttaagatgGATTTCGAATTCCCAGAAGGATTTCCTGCTGACGCTAAAGATCTCGTGGAAAAACTTTTGGTACTAGATCACACTAAAAGGCTGGGCGCTAATGATAAGGGTGAAATCTATGATAGTATTCGCAACCATCCGTTCTTCGCTGGAATTGACTGGGATAATGTATGGGAGCAGACACCACCGACCATCAGTCCCTACTTGCCAGGCGGTTCATTTGAAGAGGAATATAATATACCAGATCATCTCGAACCAGGCTTAGGAAACAAACAACTCGTGCGACTGTGGGAATTCGACTTATCTACTTCCAAAG gAATTCTAAACATCAGTCCCGAAGAAAAGCGACGACGTCTCGAAGTGCAAGCCCGAGAAAGTAAATGGCATCAGTTTGTGAATGGAGAGCTTATTTTGAAACAAGGCCTAGTGGACAAGAGAAAGGGTCTCTTTCCTCGACGGCGGATGTTACTATTGACCACAGGACCGCGACTATTCTACGTCGATCCCGCTAATATGGTCCTTAAGGGTGAAATTCCCTGGTCTCCGGAGCTACGAGTCGAAGCTAAGAACTTTAGGATATTTTTAGTGCACACG cCGAATCGTACATATTATTTGGAAGACCCTGATTCGTATGCTTTGGAGTGGGCCAGCGTTATAGACGAAGTGCGCATCGGAACATATGGAAGGGACACGACTTAA
- the LOC113496147 gene encoding 3-phosphoinositide-dependent protein kinase 1 isoform X2, translating into MSGLTNRVKRGSRGSATLLEAANRILRLLGVSSTKRGKQPSPKSKINGRASSEVRAPIAAAETIVETPIKMQAAPAPAPATPAPAAATQPAPASSPAASQAQKPTKRTAKDYIFGKLIGEGCYSTVFLAKDIHSGKEYAIKVCEKVHIIRKKKREYIKREKDALNMLFNVPHGFVKLYCTFQDEERLYFVLSFAKNGELLSYINQVGSFELNVAKFYAAELLMALEKMHAKGIIHRDLKPENILLDENMHLQIADFGTAKILEPEEIRATPNNTDNDTQNERSRKISFVGTPQYVSPELLHDCVDTRASDLWALGCIIYQMISGLPPFRAATEFLTFQKILKMDFEFPEGFPADAKDLVEKLLVLDHTKRLGANDKGEIYDSIRNHPFFAGIDWDNVWEQTPPTISPYLPGGSFEEEYNIPDHLEPGLGNKQLVRLWEFDLSTSKGILNISPEEKRRRLEVQARESKWHQFVNGELILKQGLVDKRKGLFPRRRMLLLTTGPRLFYVDPANMVLKGEIPWSPELRVEAKNFRIFLVHTPNRTYYLEDPDSYALEWASVIDEVRIGTYGRDTT; encoded by the exons ATGAGCGGATTGACCAACAGAGTTAAAAGAGGATCGAGGGGTAGTGCAACTCTACTCGAAGCAGCAAACAGGATTTTGCGGTTACTTGGCGTGAGCTCCACGAAGCGCGGGAAACAGCCCTCGCCCAAATCCAAG ATCAACGGTCGAGCGTCAAGTGAGGTACGGGCCCCAATTGCCGCGGCTGAAACCATAGTAGAAACGCCGATAAAGATGCAAGCTGCGCCTGCGCCCGCCCCGGCGACGCCTGCGCCTGCGGCTGCCACTCAACCCGCTCCAGCATCGTCGCCGGCTGCCAGCCAGGCACAGAAACCCACCAAGCGGACTGctaaagattatatttttggCAAATTGATCGGCGAGGGTTGTTACAGCACCGTGTTTCTTGCAAAGGATATACACAGCGGAAAGGAATATGCAA TTAAAGTGTGTGAGAAGGTTCACATCATTCGCAAAAAGAAGAGAGAGTACATTAAACGCGAGAAAGATGCCTTGAACATGTTGTTTAATGTGCCGCATGgttttgtaaaactttattgCACATTTCAAGATGAAGAAAGGCTTTATTTCGTTTTATCCTTTGCCAAGAATGGAGAACTATTATCTTACATAAATCAAGTAGGCTCCTTCGAGCTAAATGTAGCGAAATTTTATGCGGCAGAATTATTGATGGCTCTAGAAAAAATGCATGCCAAGGGGATAATTCACCGCGACTTGAaaccagaaaatattttattagatgaaAATATGCATTTACAAATTGCTGATTTTGGAACTGCTAAAATATTAGAACCTGAAGAAATTCGTGCGACACCAAATAATACTGATAATGATACACAGAATGAACGATCTAGAAAAATTAGTTTCGTTGGAACACCGCAGTATGTTAGTCCAGAATTATTACACGACTGCGTAGACACACGTGCCTCAGACCTGTGGGCGTTGGGATGCATAATATACCAAATGATTTCGGGTTTACCTCCGTTCCGCGCCGCCACGGAATTTCTCACGttccaaaaaatacttaagatgGATTTCGAATTCCCAGAAGGATTTCCTGCTGACGCTAAAGATCTCGTGGAAAAACTTTTGGTACTAGATCACACTAAAAGGCTGGGCGCTAATGATAAGGGTGAAATCTATGATAGTATTCGCAACCATCCGTTCTTCGCTGGAATTGACTGGGATAATGTATGGGAGCAGACACCACCGACCATCAGTCCCTACTTGCCAGGCGGTTCATTTGAAGAGGAATATAATATACCAGATCATCTCGAACCAGGCTTAGGAAACAAACAACTCGTGCGACTGTGGGAATTCGACTTATCTACTTCCAAAG gAATTCTAAACATCAGTCCCGAAGAAAAGCGACGACGTCTCGAAGTGCAAGCCCGAGAAAGTAAATGGCATCAGTTTGTGAATGGAGAGCTTATTTTGAAACAAGGCCTAGTGGACAAGAGAAAGGGTCTCTTTCCTCGACGGCGGATGTTACTATTGACCACAGGACCGCGACTATTCTACGTCGATCCCGCTAATATGGTCCTTAAGGGTGAAATTCCCTGGTCTCCGGAGCTACGAGTCGAAGCTAAGAACTTTAGGATATTTTTAGTGCACACG cCGAATCGTACATATTATTTGGAAGACCCTGATTCGTATGCTTTGGAGTGGGCCAGCGTTATAGACGAAGTGCGCATCGGAACATATGGAAGGGACACGACTTAA
- the LOC113496147 gene encoding 3-phosphoinositide-dependent protein kinase 1 isoform X3 — protein MSTKSYLLVLNIFQSCTINGRASSEVRAPIAAAETIVETPIKMQAAPAPAPATPAPAAATQPAPASSPAASQAQKPTKRTAKDYIFGKLIGEGCYSTVFLAKDIHSGKEYAIKVCEKVHIIRKKKREYIKREKDALNMLFNVPHGFVKLYCTFQDEERLYFVLSFAKNGELLSYINQVGSFELNVAKFYAAELLMALEKMHAKGIIHRDLKPENILLDENMHLQIADFGTAKILEPEEIRATPNNTDNDTQNERSRKISFVGTPQYVSPELLHDCVDTRASDLWALGCIIYQMISGLPPFRAATEFLTFQKILKMDFEFPEGFPADAKDLVEKLLVLDHTKRLGANDKGEIYDSIRNHPFFAGIDWDNVWEQTPPTISPYLPGGSFEEEYNIPDHLEPGLGNKQLVRLWEFDLSTSKGILNISPEEKRRRLEVQARESKWHQFVNGELILKQGLVDKRKGLFPRRRMLLLTTGPRLFYVDPANMVLKGEIPWSPELRVEAKNFRIFLVHTPNRTYYLEDPDSYALEWASVIDEVRIGTYGRDTT, from the exons ATGTCTACGAAGTCATACTTGTTAGTGCTTAACATATTCCAGAGCTGCACG ATCAACGGTCGAGCGTCAAGTGAGGTACGGGCCCCAATTGCCGCGGCTGAAACCATAGTAGAAACGCCGATAAAGATGCAAGCTGCGCCTGCGCCCGCCCCGGCGACGCCTGCGCCTGCGGCTGCCACTCAACCCGCTCCAGCATCGTCGCCGGCTGCCAGCCAGGCACAGAAACCCACCAAGCGGACTGctaaagattatatttttggCAAATTGATCGGCGAGGGTTGTTACAGCACCGTGTTTCTTGCAAAGGATATACACAGCGGAAAGGAATATGCAA TTAAAGTGTGTGAGAAGGTTCACATCATTCGCAAAAAGAAGAGAGAGTACATTAAACGCGAGAAAGATGCCTTGAACATGTTGTTTAATGTGCCGCATGgttttgtaaaactttattgCACATTTCAAGATGAAGAAAGGCTTTATTTCGTTTTATCCTTTGCCAAGAATGGAGAACTATTATCTTACATAAATCAAGTAGGCTCCTTCGAGCTAAATGTAGCGAAATTTTATGCGGCAGAATTATTGATGGCTCTAGAAAAAATGCATGCCAAGGGGATAATTCACCGCGACTTGAaaccagaaaatattttattagatgaaAATATGCATTTACAAATTGCTGATTTTGGAACTGCTAAAATATTAGAACCTGAAGAAATTCGTGCGACACCAAATAATACTGATAATGATACACAGAATGAACGATCTAGAAAAATTAGTTTCGTTGGAACACCGCAGTATGTTAGTCCAGAATTATTACACGACTGCGTAGACACACGTGCCTCAGACCTGTGGGCGTTGGGATGCATAATATACCAAATGATTTCGGGTTTACCTCCGTTCCGCGCCGCCACGGAATTTCTCACGttccaaaaaatacttaagatgGATTTCGAATTCCCAGAAGGATTTCCTGCTGACGCTAAAGATCTCGTGGAAAAACTTTTGGTACTAGATCACACTAAAAGGCTGGGCGCTAATGATAAGGGTGAAATCTATGATAGTATTCGCAACCATCCGTTCTTCGCTGGAATTGACTGGGATAATGTATGGGAGCAGACACCACCGACCATCAGTCCCTACTTGCCAGGCGGTTCATTTGAAGAGGAATATAATATACCAGATCATCTCGAACCAGGCTTAGGAAACAAACAACTCGTGCGACTGTGGGAATTCGACTTATCTACTTCCAAAG gAATTCTAAACATCAGTCCCGAAGAAAAGCGACGACGTCTCGAAGTGCAAGCCCGAGAAAGTAAATGGCATCAGTTTGTGAATGGAGAGCTTATTTTGAAACAAGGCCTAGTGGACAAGAGAAAGGGTCTCTTTCCTCGACGGCGGATGTTACTATTGACCACAGGACCGCGACTATTCTACGTCGATCCCGCTAATATGGTCCTTAAGGGTGAAATTCCCTGGTCTCCGGAGCTACGAGTCGAAGCTAAGAACTTTAGGATATTTTTAGTGCACACG cCGAATCGTACATATTATTTGGAAGACCCTGATTCGTATGCTTTGGAGTGGGCCAGCGTTATAGACGAAGTGCGCATCGGAACATATGGAAGGGACACGACTTAA